One Methanosarcinales archaeon genomic window, CTGTTTTGCCTTTTCGATAAGTTCGCGGGATATTGTCCTGAGTTCATTTTCAGTGGAAGTTGCATCCCTGATTTGAACAAGTTTAATGTCCTTGATAGAACCTTTCTTGGCAAGGGGGATGACACCGACTTTAAGATGTACTGACATGGTATCAGGGGTAAAGAACTCCTCCAGGGTAGTTGGGCCGAATTCTGCCTTTTGGGGGAGTAGATAGATTACTTCCAGCCCTTTTGCCTTTGCAACCATGGACTGAACTTTATCGCTTGTTATGAAGACCGCCACACTGTCAAGTGCGATCTGCCTGATCATGGCATCGATCTCTCCGCCTCCAGCCATTTTCATCTGTTCAAGGCCAGGCCTGTCACCTGTAAATGCCAGTTCGATCAGGCCATTATCTGCCATTTCTTTGAGCCTGGATAACTCTTCAAGTCCTTTATACCCTGAATCCCGACCCAGGTTTGCCTGGGATTCCAGTTCTGCAACCGCTGCTTCCGGGACGATCACTGTAGCCCCTCTGTATTCCCCCTGATCGATCAGGGAAGTGATCCGCCCGTCAATGATCACACTGGTATCTGGTACAAGTTTCATATTCCCTTCCGAATGGTGGTTAATAGACGTCCTCTGGATTGAATACCTTCTCTCCAACGATGTTTCCATCCATAGTACGGTAAAAACATGAACGATAGCCCGTATGACAGGCACCGCCGCCCAGCTGTTCAACCTTCATGAGAACTGCATCGGCATCGCAGTCAATATACATATCGTGTACGATCTGTATGTGGCCTGATGTTTCACCTTTTAACCACTGTTTACCGCGGCTGCGACTGTAATAGTGAGCTTTTTCGGTCTCTGCGGTCTTTTCAAGTGCTTTTAGGTTCATGAAAGCCAGCATCAAGATCTCATTTGTCTGGTAATCCTGGGCTATAGCTGTAATAAGTCCTTTATCATCAAATTTAAGCTGCTTTAATATCTCATCTGCTATCTTCATCAAATTCAAAGATGTGTTGTAACAATAAAATCATTTGGTAAATTTTACACTGGTTATATCAAATATGAAGACGAAAAAAGGATTGGAAATGAATCTAAGAGAGCAGATGCATTGCATAATCCCTGATTCACTATTATCATTGGTCCCTAACAGGTTTGATATCATCGGGGATCTGGTTGTTATTTCGATCCCGCCTGAACTTGATGAGTATAAAGCCGTTATAGCTGAAAACATTGTTTTACAGCATAGAAACATCAAGAAAGTTCTTAATAAAGTAGCTATATTGGATGGAGATAATCGGGTTGGCAGGTTTGATATTTTATTAGGGGATTCCACACAGACCATGCATAGAGAATATGGTTATAGATACAAATTAGATGTGAGAAAAGTATTTTTCAATCCCCGTCTTTCATTTGAAAGACGCAGAGTAATATCATTGGTCAGATCTTCTGAACATGTGCTTATACCCTTTTGCGGAGTCGGGCCTTTTGCAGTGCCTGCTGCAGCTAAGGGTGCAAAAGTTATGGCTATTGAGAAAAACCAAGCTGCATGCAAGTGGTTGGCAGAAAATATCAAATTGAATAAGGTTGAAGAGAATATTTCTATTATTCCAGGTGATGCTCTTAAGATCATTAATTTGATTGACAGCAGTTTTGATCGTGCGATAGTGCCAACTCCCTATGGGATGCATGATGTTCTTGACAAAATATCAGTACCTGTAAAAGAAGGTGGCATCATCCATTTTTATTCTTTTCAAAAACAACATAAGGTTAAGGATTTATTAGAAGAATATCAGAATAGTGGATTTGAAGTCGTTTTTTATCGAAAATGCGGTAATGTAGCACCACAAGTAAGCCGATGGGTTTTTGACCTGAAAAAACAAAGTAAAGATTAAGTAAAGTTCTTATATTTGTGTGTGTTCTTTCTAAACATACAAATTATTGACGATCATTATGCAGTTTATCTGAGGTAGATTATGAAAACTACTGGATTTGGTTCTATTCGCAATTATCTTAGTTCAAAAAAAGAAAAAGGGAGGCGCAAGATCGCCTTATTGGTAGACGGCCCTAATATGCTCAGGAAAGAGTTTCAGGTGAACCTGGAAGAGATCAGGGATGTGCTCAAGGATTATGGGTCTATTAAGATCGGCAGGGTGTTTTTAAACCAGTATGCTTCTGATAAATTGGTAGAGGCTGTGGAGACCCAGGGTTTTGAACCTATTATATGTACCAGTGATGTTGATGTGAGATTAGCAGTTGAAGGGGTGGAGTTGATCTTCAATCCAGTAATAGATACGCTTGCAATTGTTACCAGGGATGCTGATTTTAAACCTCTGCTTGCCAAGGCAAATGAACATGGAAAGGAGACAATTCTTTTTGGTGCCGAACCTGGATTATCTATAGCTTTGAAGAATTCTGCTGATTATGTGATCGTATTAAAAGAAGGCGTGATGGAGCACGAATTTAGCGGCAAAGAGTCTGAAGAAGTGCCTTCAAGTTATTCTATTGAAAAGGCAAAACACGTGGAAAATTAATTACGGTAAATCAGGCAAAAGTAATTATAAAAGATATGGCAAACTATCTACCTGTTAAACTTATAGTAACATTGAGGATATCGAGGCTGCAGCTAAAAAATTAAAAAAGTATCTGGGATAACCATGACACCAAGTCAGAGCTGCTGGGTATAACGATTGAGATAAAGAAAACCAGCTCCTATCCCTTCTTCTCTCCAGCCGTCCCTGATAATCTTCACTCTATCTGCAGTCTACAAATTTCTTATTTTAAATACTGCCACATTTGCCATTAAAATTGTATCTTTTATATTC contains:
- the hisI gene encoding phosphoribosyl-AMP cyclohydrolase, which encodes MKIADEILKQLKFDDKGLITAIAQDYQTNEILMLAFMNLKALEKTAETEKAHYYSRSRGKQWLKGETSGHIQIVHDMYIDCDADAVLMKVEQLGGGACHTGYRSCFYRTMDGNIVGEKVFNPEDVY
- a CDS encoding class I SAM-dependent methyltransferase family protein, encoding MNLREQMHCIIPDSLLSLVPNRFDIIGDLVVISIPPELDEYKAVIAENIVLQHRNIKKVLNKVAILDGDNRVGRFDILLGDSTQTMHREYGYRYKLDVRKVFFNPRLSFERRRVISLVRSSEHVLIPFCGVGPFAVPAAAKGAKVMAIEKNQAACKWLAENIKLNKVEENISIIPGDALKIINLIDSSFDRAIVPTPYGMHDVLDKISVPVKEGGIIHFYSFQKQHKVKDLLEEYQNSGFEVVFYRKCGNVAPQVSRWVFDLKKQSKD
- a CDS encoding TIGR00288 family NYN domain-containing protein, producing MKTTGFGSIRNYLSSKKEKGRRKIALLVDGPNMLRKEFQVNLEEIRDVLKDYGSIKIGRVFLNQYASDKLVEAVETQGFEPIICTSDVDVRLAVEGVELIFNPVIDTLAIVTRDADFKPLLAKANEHGKETILFGAEPGLSIALKNSADYVIVLKEGVMEHEFSGKESEEVPSSYSIEKAKHVEN